The following nucleotide sequence is from Scyliorhinus torazame isolate Kashiwa2021f chromosome 4, sScyTor2.1, whole genome shotgun sequence.
tggtcacccatttctctgcctgcaccttgggtgtgaccacatttatataactgctgtctatgacgctttccaccacctgcatgctcctaagtgaatccaactgctgctccaaccgaaccatgcggtccgtgaggagctccagttgggtccaCTGTAAGGGTCCCCCCGGCTCCACATTAACAAGGCACTCGACCATGTCCGACCCTGCCCCTTCCCTCAGAGAACCATGACAGTGTCTCTCTTACCCTAATTTTGCACCCAACTACCCTCCGCAGTCAAAGAATCGTCCTCTGCCAGCTCCAGGCTGATGCCACCACTAAACACTTCTTGCACTCATCCCCCATCAGCATTCTGCAGGTTTCTGCCTTGGACTCATCAAGACAATTGTAGGCATACCAAGGTTACATCAGGACAACTGTAAGAATACCACGGTTACATCAGGACAAGGTTACATCAGGACAATTGTAAGAATGCCAAGGTTAAGGGAAACATCTTTATACTATATGGCAAgagagtactgattggttggcaggtggactctggtcgaggtgttgccatggagaatgaaccAGTTGATGTTGACTGACAATTAAAAGCCAATCATTGTTTCAAAATTTACACCAGGCAGATTGACCAGTCGAGACGTTGCCGAGGAATGAACCGGCAAATAGCCATCATTTACTTTGTTtcgctgaaacaggcacaatgtgtgaaaatgttctttctgtctggaaaaaaatagggcGCTGtgaattaatatatgtagctttcaGTACATGCAAATGCAAGCCCCACTGacgatcttaaattggttgtcagtataATGTTTTTGCATGCAAGAGGATCATTTAGCAAAGGGCAAGTGCAGCGGGATGCATGCTGATTGCATGCAACATCGACTGAGAGCAGTGAGTTCCCTCTGTATTCAAAagtgaatatttattttgtttttaccatttgaatttAATAGTTCTATTCCGTTAcaaaatatttggcatgtatttTATAAATGTACgtgatcttattcatggggtcatggttcgtGAACAAACCTGATTTCAAACTTGTGGTCCACTGAGATGGAGGGCCACGTGGGGCCAATTAATATCCTAGGTTTCCCATCACTGTTCTAAACTGTTGATGTTCCATGTGCCCACAGACAACGGATGGTTTTGCAGGTAGAGTGCCTCAATGGCAACCTCGGACCAAGTCTGTACTGGATTTCAGATCTTGGTGGTTTCCAGGAAAAGGTCCTGAGGTTCACAATACCTGGAGTGTAATTAGATAACGATTGACAGAGATCAGTCTAACTTGAAATCTAATACTTTTCATAAGACCATGACTTAACAGCAGTGTTCACTTTGGGTCCCTGGAGCACAAGAGAAAAACTCTGGATGGAAGTTGTGCAGAGAAGCTTTCTGAGCTGAGATGGGTACGGTCAAGGGTCAATCTGACCACTTGGAATGCTGTGATCGACAGGTGTGCAAAGCAAATAACTCTTTGGCATTCCACCACACCAATGCAGCAACTTAGGAAGCAAGCCAGTAAGTTTAAATATAGCGCAAAATGGAATCATGTACATAAAGTTTAGTAATCGGTACAGGTGGAGTATCCTCCATCCAAAACCTTGGGACCGATTGCATTCGGATTTCAGATCATTTATGTGTTTCCGATACTGCACGTAGGCCTAGCCTCCTTGCATTACAATGGTCAAAACCTAGGGTAGCTGCAGtctaaagtaaataaaatggctAGAAAAGCAAGATGTAacactgaataataaatacagaATATTCAGTAATTTCCTACCTTTAGCGCCATCCGCAAACCTGCTTGTAGGAGAGGATTTGCGGGGTAAAGTACAGACAAACAACTAGACTTCCCACACTAAAGGTTGGGTGCAgtcagtgaggtttgtgtcagATTGAGTCGTGTCCGTTCAGGTCAGAGACTTCCTGTGATAAAGATCGATGTAGTCCAATAGAAAATGTGGTTTTTGGATTTGTTCGGATTTACGCATTAAGGTAATTCGACCTGTAATAGACAATTATTCATATTGTGGACAAAATGCAACAGTGCACATCATGTTTAATAATCTGGTCATAGACATGGGAAGTTGTCTATCATAACTAATACTACTTCAATTACAGAAGAAGAATCTTCACAAAAATTTCCAAGGAAGCGTCGGCGGAGAAGAAAGATCAATGACTCATTGTTTGACCACATCAATAAAAATGCACCACCTGTGCTTCAGCAAATAGAAGGGTTGAAAACAGGAATCATGCAGACACCGCATCTAGATTCTGCAAAGTCCGAAGCAGAAACACTAACTAAAAACAAGAGACGAAAATTGAAAAAGAAACGACATAAAGAAAAGCTAAAGGCTGCTGGGCTGGTACCCAGAGCCACAGCTGTGGAATTCACTTATCAACCAGGAGAGGTCAGtagtgaagaaggagctgctgaagTTGATAATGCAGCTGAGGTTATTGACTTGTTAAATGCAATGTAGGAATTGTGCTTTTCTGGTGGTACTTTATAATTCCTTAATGCAATAATCTTCAACAATCTCTTTCCTGGCATCAATATTTCCCATGCCACTTATAACATATCTTAATCTGGCTTATCTCCCTTAATATTGGAAAATTAGATCTATTGTACGCGTTCAGTCAGCAACATGAGCAGTTCCTGACTTGCTGCTTTTCATGTCCCAACTATTTGTTGTCCAAACGTATATATAATTTTTTGGGCCGAGAGGAAGTTAAATTATTTTACTTTATAAGCATAATTGTGCCCTGTTGCTTTAGAAAATGTCCATTTTGTTAAGGCATGCGTGTCCAGCCTCCAGCTGTCCAAATTAAGTCTGCTTCATTTTTTAACTTGTTTGTGCCTTTTAAGACTGGTAAGGGTGTATCTTTGACATTTAAAAGTATTTTACAATATTATGTACCTTGTTTAATGAAAAATAAAATATTTTGGGATAAAACCTCTTTTTCAGCCACAGAAATTTGTATAGAAAATAAGTGTCATTTGAACAATTCTAATATGTTAGAATCAGTCATGTGATGTAGACTGTATATTATGTTGCTTGACGCTGTCCCTCTGTCTGAGCTAAACACTAGTGAATCTAGAAATAACCACCAACATTACTCCAGAAAACATGGTGATTATGTATTTTTCTAAAGAATTTCAGTGGTTTAGAAATATGAAAGAATGGTCATTGTCTGTTTTTCTCCCAGTCCTTCATTAGCACCATTCCAGAATCAGTTGCTAAACGTTCTGTACTCCTGATTTACATGGCGTCGTACAGAAAATAAATCAACTGACATGACTGAGATTGGACAGCAGCTGGACTATTGTGACTCAGAACCCATGTTCATAATTCTGTACCTCTACAACCCTGAAATTATTGCATCAATTTAAGTAACGAGAATGTTAGGGAAACATTACTGAATATTCATTTGAAACATTTATGTAGTAGAATAATAATGGTGCTTTTTGAATtggtgagggggagccagtggatgtggtttatttcgactttccgaaggcttttgacaaagtcccacataaaagattagcgtgtaaaattaaagcgcatgagattggggATGGTGTATcgagatggataaaaaactggttggcagaccggaaaccaagagtaggaataaatgggtctttttccaaatggtagGCATTGACtagtgggtaccacagggattaatgctgggaccctagctatttacaatatatatataaatgatttagttgAGAGTGctgaatgtaatatctccaaatatcacatgacaaagctgggtgggagggagttAGATTATTTTACATTGAAAGCATAATTGTGCCCTATTGTTTTAGAAAATGCCCATTTTATTAAGGTATGCATGTCCAGCCTCTAGCTGTCCAAATTCAGTCTGCTTCATTTTTGAGgagaagctgtgaggaggatgcagagattcttcagtgtgatttggacaaattgagtgagtaagcaaatgaatggcagatgcggtatgatttggataaatgggaggttattcactttggtagaatAAATAtagaggcagattattatttgaatggccataaattaagagAGGGAAATGGGCAACGAGaccagggtgtccttgtacaccagtcactgaaggtaagcatgtcggtgcagcaggcagtaaagaaggcaaatggtatgttgaagaGGATTCAAGTTCAGGAGCAgggttgtcttgctgcaattatacagggcatggtgaggctacacctgaaatattgtgtgcagttttggtctccttatcagaggaaggatgttcttgctctggaaggAGTGCAGAGAGGGTTTaccacactgattcctgggatgatgggactgacgtatgaggagagattgaatcggttcggattgtatttgctggagttcagacaaATGAGGGCGGAtctcctagaaacctataaaattctaacgggactagacagggtaaatgcaaggATGTTCAAGATGCTGGATCTGTCCAAAACCAGGGGTTACTGGCCATGAAgggtagagatgaggagaaatgtattctcCCAGAGAGTGGTCAACATGTGGAATTCGCTacgacagaaagtagttgaggctaaaacattgtttGTTTTGAAGGATCAGTTAGGTCTAGCACTTGgaccgaaggggatcaaaggataagggCAGGAAagcgggatcagccatgatcataatgaatggcagagcagatttgaagGACCGACtggcctcctattttctatatttataCAAGTATTATTTTGTGGGCAAGTAATTCCTTCCTTTTCCATTACCAAGAATATTTGCTTTATAATCTTATGGTGATCTAAAGCTGGCACTGAGGTGCTACAAGTTACTGAGTGGGACTATGTCACCTAATTATATACTACACTATTGCCTGTAGCTCTTGTTTTACATGATAAGAGATTTTCATTGCTTTGGAGGAATTCAAGAAACCTCTGTTTTCAATGGTACATGAAAATTGTTTGAAGAAGGTACTGCCTACCAAGTCCAAGACCATTTAAGATTTGCTCTTCAGAATTTGTTCTACCCTACAAGCCTTGCAAAAACACATGGTAAAGTTCATAAGAAatatttctatgtatgtttcaCTCAATACAAAGGAGCACTTGTGTAGGAGCAGACCTTAATTGAAACAACGCTTGTAAAATGGGACATCAATTCCAACTTCGATTTGAATAGTTTATTCACCAATTTTTAAGTGAGTTTATTCACTCCTGAAATATAAGTGATCATGTTACAATATTGATTCCTTGCTTCATATGCTTGACTAATGCAATCCTTTGTCACTTTTATACTCTGATTCTTTACAGTCATTGTTATAAATGGTTGATCCCTTATTCTGAAACTATcttctagttctagactctccagccAGGGAAATCAGCCTCTCAACATATACCAAGCAGTTCAACCCAGAAAGAACAATGGGGATATAATGCCAGATTTAATATATTTTGTTTTCTGACATTTGAAGAAATTAGTGAATAATAAATATTGTGGGTGTAATATAAAcgtacaaactaggagcaggagtaagccgctTGACCCTTCCAACCTGCTCTACCTTTcattaagatcatgactgatctgactgtgacctcctgcctaccctTGGTAGGTTTTTGCAcctttgtttatcaagaatctatttgcCTCTGCCTCAAAAACATTAAAAAAACTTtgcttccactaccttttgaggaagggagttatCTGTTAAAATGGGTGAccccattatttttaaacagtaacccttagttctagattctctcgcAAAAGGAAACACCCACATCAAACCTGTCAAGACTCCTCgggattttgtatgtttcaatcaagtcaccgcttgttcttctaaactccagtggatacaagcccagcctgtttaatctttcctcataagataacttgCCTATTCTGATATTAGTTTAGTAAATGTTCTCTGCACTGCTTCTAATGCACTTGCATCCTTCGTTAAATAAGGAGACCGAtactgtacacattactccagatgtagtctcaccaatttCCTGTATAATTGATGCATAACCTCCCTACCTTTGCATTCTATTCCACTCGCAATAGACCATAACATTCCAGTAGCTTTCCTAATTACCCGCTGTACCTGAATACTTTTAGCAATTTATAcacgaggatacccagatcccACTGAACCTCTGAGCTCTGCAATTTTTCACTATTtatcagtatcatagaatttacagtgcagaaggaggccattcagcccattgagtctgcaccggctcttggaaagatcaccccactcaagcacacacctcctccaccccatccccttaacccagtaaccccaattaacctttttggacactaaggtttaattatatgctttttcattcttcctgtcaaaatggacattTTCCATGTTTTACTCAATTTGTCAGATCATTGCCCACTCAGGTAACCTGTCTCCTTGTAGCCTCGTGTCCTCTTTACAATTTACTCTCCTATCTATCATAgtatcatcagaaaatttagcaatGATACCTTAACTCCCTTCATCCATATAATTCATGTAAATTGTCTAAAGTTGAAGGCACAGCAtttatccctgtggcacaccactcactcTGTCCCACCAACTATTTATGGATATCCtctttctgttggttagccaatcttctatcgatgccaatatattacccctatACTAAGAGCTTTTATTTTCCATGATAACCTgtgatgaggcaccttatcaaatacctacTGAAAATGTAAGTACAGtatatccactggttcccctttatccacagcacatgtgactccttcaaataactccaataaaatggttaaacatgatttccctttcacaaaatcatgttgactttgcctgattgCCTTGAACTTTTCTAAGTGCCCTActgtaacatctttaataatagcttctaacattttcccgatGACAAGTGTTAaggtaactggcctgtagtttcccactTTCTGTCGTCTCCCTTTTCAAATGAAGAAGTTATATTTGAAAGTTTCTAATCTAATGGCACTTTGCCCAAACCCAGGAAATTTTGCAAACTCCAAACCAGCGCAACAAGTATCTTACTAGCCACTTATTTCAAAactctaggatgaagtccatctggaCCTGGTCATTGTCAGCCTGCTGCTCCAACTTTTTGCTAGATAAAAACCCACAACACTTCAACTTCCTGGTCTCCTGAACTTAGGTTATCCCTCTTAATGTCGTCCAACTATGGGACCTGTAcgatgggttacacctgaaccagaggggcaccaatatcctgggagggaaatttgctacagctcttcgggagggtttaaaaaaatttggcaggaggatgggaaactgatttgtagtccaggagatagcgttgctgaagttgaggaaggtaccaagatcacaagagtggacctgcagacatgaaggtggtttgaagtgtgtctacgtcaatgcgaggaacatcaggaataaggttggtgagcttgaagcatggattgatacctgggactacgatgttgtggccattacagagacgtggatagaacaggggcaagaatggttgttggaggttccggggtttagatgtgtcagtaagattagggaaggtggtaaaagaggtggaggagtagcattgttaatcaaggattgtATAAggactgcagaaaggcagtttgaggaggatctgtctactgaggtagtgtgggcttaagttagaaataggaaaggagcggtcactttgttaggaattttctataggcccccaaacagtaacagagatgtggggggaaagattgcaatgcagattttggataggtgcggtagtcacatggtagttatcatgggtgactttaactttccaaatattaattggaaccactataattcgaatagtttggatggggctgttttatccagtgtgtgcaggagggtttcctcacacaatatgtggatagaccgacaagaggcggggccacattggatttggtactgggcaatgaaccgggccaagtgttagatttggttgtgggagagcactttggagatagtgaccacaattcggtgactttcactatagcaatggcgagggataggaacatacggcagggcaaggtttataactggagggagggtaattacgatgcgattaggcaagaattggggagcataagatggaaacaggaactgtcagggataggcacaattgtgatgtggagcttgttcaaggagcaaatactgcgtgtccttgatatgtatgtccctgtcaggcagggaggaaatggtcgagtgagggaaccatggtttacaaaagaggttgaatgtcttgtcaagaggaggaagggggcttatgtaaggatgagaaaacaaagttcagttagggcacttgagggatacaagatagctaggaaggagctcaagaaagggcttggagagctaggaggggacatgagatgtccttggcaggtaggatcaaggaaaaccccaaggctttttacacttaatgtgaggaataaaagaacgaccaaggtgaagttagtgccggtcaaggacagtagtgggaacgtgtgcatggagtctgaagatataggacaggccctaaatgaatacttttcttcagcgttcacaaaggagaggggccatgttgttgaggaggatagtgtgatacaggctggtaggctggaggaggtagatattcggaaggaagatgtgttagaaattttgagaagcctgaggatagataagtcccttgggcctgATGGGAgagatcctaggattctttgggaggcgagggatgagattgcagagcctttggctttcatctttatgtcctcactgtctacaggaacagtgccagaagactggaggaaggcgaatgttgtccccttgttcaagaaagggaatagaaggtagagcagttgatgtcgtatacatggattttcgtaaggcgtttgataaggtgccccatggtcggttcatgccgaaagtaaggaggcatggcatagagggaaatttggccgattgggtcagtaactggctatcacatagaagacagagggtggtggtagatggtgaaTTTTCATcctgagcccagtcaccagcggtgtaccacagtgatcagtgctgggtcctctgctttttgtgatttttatcaatgacttggatgatggagttgaaggttgggttcataaatttgctgatgacaccaagattggtggagtagtgtataatgtggagggctgctgtatgctgcaaagagacattgagacagagctgggctgaa
It contains:
- the erich1 gene encoding glutamate-rich protein 1 — encoded protein: MVDRQRVFEQKVLKKLYSSPPPEVRIQEAPTKISTSKQEQKEEERSNITGDSIGDAQIIPVCRKVYTVSLPPSGNEVCSTRSNEQHEPQDSSGEEPEEEESSQKFPRKRRRRRKINDSLFDHINKNAPPVLQQIEGLKTGIMQTPHLDSAKSEAETLTKNKRRKLKKKRHKEKLKAAGLVPRATAVEFTYQPGEVSSEEGAAEVDNAAEVIDLLNAM